CATCGCTTTGCACAACTATCATGACGTCAACAACACTTTCCCGGCCGGTAATGTCTCCGACAACGTTTGCTGCGGCCAGAATGTCTGGACCACTTGGACGGTGGATATTCTTCCTTTCCTGGAACAAGACGCGTTATTCAAAACCTGGGTTCCGAGTCAGAACACCTGGGCTAGCGCCAATACCTTCCTACGCACTCAATTCGTCAAGGTGTATTCCTGCCCTTCGGACACACTTTACTTACGGACGGAGCGTCCTGCTTCGGGCAACGGCAGTGGTGCGCAGTATCAATTCGGTTCCTATCGTGCGGTGTCAGGGCGCAGCGGCGGCAACGGCCGGGTCTTCTGGGACACTTGCGAACCGAACCTGGGCACGCTCAACCCGGCGTGGAAGGGCGTCCTCCACGTCGTGATCCGAACCACCAATGCCAACGTAGCTGCTCGCTGTCCCACAGGAACTACCGAACGGATGACGAGCATCATTGATGGAACGTCCAACACTCTGCTGGTCGGGGAGTACACCAATATCGATGTGCCTCGCCGGGCGACCTTCTGGGCCTATGGCTACACCTCGTACAATCAATCCTCGGTCA
This region of Thermogemmata fonticola genomic DNA includes:
- a CDS encoding DUF1559 family PulG-like putative transporter; amino-acid sequence: IALHNYHDVNNTFPAGNVSDNVCCGQNVWTTWTVDILPFLEQDALFKTWVPSQNTWASANTFLRTQFVKVYSCPSDTLYLRTERPASGNGSGAQYQFGSYRAVSGRSGGNGRVFWDTCEPNLGTLNPAWKGVLHVVIRTTNANVAARCPTGTTERMTSIIDGTSNTLLVGEYTNIDVPRRATFWAYGYTSYNQSSVTSESRILGNSYNRCWNSPGNGGDNPCKRGFGSNHANGLNFLMADGSVRFISYSVDINRLAAMATMAGGEVADVN